In the bacterium genome, one interval contains:
- a CDS encoding thrombospondin type 3 repeat-containing protein: MDNVDNCPFVYNPAQEDQDHDGQGNACDTDDDADGILDTSDNCPLAPNKNQLDTNNDHKGNICDTDDDGDGLLDTRDNCPLISNQDQMDIDADGMGNVCDTDDDNDGALDTNDNCPNITNRDQLNTDSDTLGNACDNCVDVSNQQQLSTIDAQYGDACVKIKKVEFGGDANSVCSIYSAGPYPGRIKCWGNNSGRKVSLFTSDSRSPTPNAIPDIDNAIDVGIGDSHACALLNNGQIKCWGSSAWGTRGDNLASHYGNPNIVSNIDNAVQISVSDDYNCARMSDGTVKCWGRCDAGQCGIPTDDFRMITPALVEGINDAVDIQTQGGWGSYACALLAHGTIQCWGSMFLAAATSTANVFVWETPQTIPDVINAVGMSLGQNHACARISDGTIKCWGNNNTGQLGDGTTITRTTPVSVVGINNAVGIKVGGQHAFTDMLAFVVEGDPLQYVNGKQHTCARLADGTLKCWGRNTSGQLGDGTLINRSVPVSVLGLTHVKSIDLGRDHSCALMEDGKIKCWGCNSNGILGDGTNVTRSSPVDVVGINNVTGLNYRCSILNGKSVKCWGDNSFGELADDITSIDGNYAYSSSPIPIDWDGGTPDYVTEFGGNYDCQ; this comes from the coding sequence TTGGATAATGTGGATAATTGCCCTTTTGTATACAACCCCGCACAAGAAGATCAAGATCATGATGGCCAGGGTAATGCCTGTGATACCGACGATGATGCGGATGGAATTTTAGACACAAGCGATAACTGCCCCTTAGCACCCAATAAAAACCAGCTGGATACCAATAACGATCACAAAGGTAACATTTGCGACACCGATGATGATGGCGATGGCTTGTTAGATACAAGAGATAATTGCCCCCTTATCAGCAATCAAGATCAGATGGATATAGATGCCGATGGCATGGGCAATGTCTGTGACACTGATGACGACAATGACGGTGCTTTAGATACAAACGATAATTGTCCCAATATAACAAATCGGGATCAACTAAACACAGATTCCGACACCTTAGGCAATGCTTGCGATAACTGCGTAGACGTTTCAAATCAGCAACAATTAAGTACTATTGATGCCCAATACGGTGATGCCTGTGTAAAAATAAAAAAAGTAGAATTTGGTGGTGATGCTAATTCCGTTTGCTCCATTTATTCTGCAGGCCCATATCCAGGCCGCATAAAATGTTGGGGGAACAACAGTGGGAGGAAGGTAAGTTTATTCACTAGTGATTCTCGATCACCGACTCCCAATGCCATACCGGATATTGACAATGCCATAGACGTTGGCATTGGCGACTCTCATGCTTGCGCTCTTTTAAACAACGGACAAATTAAGTGCTGGGGTTCTAGTGCATGGGGAACACGCGGTGATAATTTGGCTTCACACTATGGAAATCCAAACATTGTAAGTAACATTGACAATGCCGTACAAATATCCGTTTCAGACGATTATAACTGCGCCAGAATGAGTGACGGCACCGTAAAATGCTGGGGCCGATGTGACGCTGGACAATGTGGCATCCCTACCGATGATTTTAGAATGATCACACCGGCGCTGGTAGAAGGCATTAACGATGCTGTGGACATTCAAACACAAGGGGGTTGGGGCTCGTATGCATGTGCCTTACTGGCTCATGGCACCATCCAATGTTGGGGCAGTATGTTTCTGGCAGCTGCCACATCAACAGCCAATGTTTTTGTATGGGAAACACCTCAAACTATACCTGACGTTATCAATGCTGTTGGCATGAGCCTTGGCCAAAATCATGCATGCGCCAGAATAAGTGATGGCACAATTAAATGCTGGGGAAACAATAATACCGGTCAGTTGGGAGACGGCACCACCATAACCCGCACCACACCAGTAAGCGTTGTGGGTATTAATAATGCTGTTGGGATTAAAGTAGGTGGGCAACATGCTTTTACCGATATGCTTGCTTTTGTTGTTGAGGGCGATCCATTGCAATATGTTAATGGAAAGCAACATACCTGTGCGCGCCTGGCGGATGGAACCCTCAAATGCTGGGGCAGAAATACTTCGGGCCAATTGGGAGACGGTACACTTATTAATCGATCGGTACCTGTTAGTGTCCTTGGACTTACCCATGTAAAATCTATCGATTTGGGGAGGGATCATTCGTGTGCCTTAATGGAAGATGGCAAAATTAAATGTTGGGGATGCAATAGCAATGGTATTTTAGGCGACGGGACTAACGTAACACGGTCCTCGCCTGTTGATGTGGTTGGAATTAATAATGTCACAGGATTAAATTATAGATGCAGCATTCTTAATGGTAAATCGGTGAAATGTTGGGGAGATAACAGTTTTGGAGAACTGGCGGATGATATTACCTCGATAGATGGTAACTATGCCTATTCAAGCTCCCCCATTCCTATTGATTGGGATGGAGGAACTCCCGATTACGTTACAGAGTTTGGTGGTAATTATGATTGCCAGTAA